In the genome of Fusobacterium russii ATCC 25533, one region contains:
- a CDS encoding SDR family NAD(P)-dependent oxidoreductase → MSVVLITGASSGIGKELAYSFAKRNYNLILLARSTQKLLEIKEDIEKNFNLDCKVIIYDLKNTENLEEIVEDNYFDILINCAGFGEMINFDSLTLEKDIEMLNVNLISPIILTKLFLKKALEKDKGTVINICSTAALYFHPYMAMYSTTKAGLLNYSLSLSEEIRFRTKNVHLLSICPGPTATPFFEEETKQKFGAFKIWEMSAPDVAKEILNTFDKKKKFTIIGFRNKVLAKFTAMLPIGLQLKIVAKHLRKGAK, encoded by the coding sequence CAGGAATTGGAAAAGAGTTAGCATACTCTTTTGCAAAAAGAAATTATAATTTAATTTTACTTGCAAGAAGTACTCAAAAATTATTAGAAATTAAAGAGGATATTGAAAAAAATTTTAATCTTGATTGTAAAGTAATAATATATGATTTAAAAAATACTGAAAATTTAGAGGAAATAGTTGAAGATAATTACTTTGATATTTTAATAAATTGTGCAGGTTTTGGAGAAATGATAAATTTTGATAGTTTAACTTTAGAAAAAGATATTGAGATGTTAAATGTAAATTTAATTTCTCCTATTATACTTACAAAACTATTCTTAAAAAAAGCACTTGAAAAAGATAAAGGGACAGTTATAAACATTTGTTCAACAGCAGCACTTTATTTTCATCCTTATATGGCTATGTATAGCACAACTAAAGCTGGTCTTCTTAATTATTCATTATCTTTAAGTGAAGAGATAAGATTTAGAACTAAGAATGTGCATTTGCTTTCAATTTGCCCCGGCCCAACTGCGACTCCATTTTTTGAAGAGGAAACAAAGCAAAAATTTGGAGCTTTTAAAATATGGGAAATGTCAGCACCAGATGTTGCAAAAGAAATTTTAAATACTTTTGATAAAAAGAAAAAATTTACAATAATAGGTTTTAGAAATAAAGTTTTAGCAAAATTTACAGCAATGTTACCTATAGGCTTACAACTTAAAATAGTTGCCAAGCACCTTAGAAAGGGTGCTAAATAA